The following coding sequences lie in one Arachis hypogaea cultivar Tifrunner chromosome 4, arahy.Tifrunner.gnm2.J5K5, whole genome shotgun sequence genomic window:
- the LOC112795980 gene encoding phosphatidate cytidylyltransferase 2-like, which yields MGHLYITAMVVVIQIFMAKELFNLLRRAHEDRQLPVFRLLNWHFFFTAMLFVYGRILSPRLVNTVTSDMVLYRLVSSLIKYHMVIYYALYISGFMRFILTLKKKMYKYQFGQYAWTHMILIVVFGQSSFTVASIFEGIFWFLLPATLIVINDIAAYIFGFFFGRTPLIKLSPKKTWEGFIGASISTIISAFLLANVMGRSKWLTCPRKDLTTGWLDCDPGPLFKPEPYSLSGWIPHWFPWQEITILPVQGHALCLGLFASIIAPFGGFFASGFKRAFKIKDFGDSIPGHGGITDRMDCQMVMAVFAYIYHQSFVVPQNLSVEMILDQIFMNLSFDEQQALYRRLGEILQQGFQSHS from the exons ATGGGTCACCTTTATATTACAGCAATGGTGGTTGTTATTCAAATCTTCATGGCAAAAGAGCTTTTCAATCTACTCAGGAGAGCACATGAAGATAGGCAACTTCCAGTGTTTAGGCTATTAAATTG GCATTTTTTCTTCACCGCGATGTTATTTGTTTATGGACGTATTCTTAGTCCACGCCTCGTTAACACAGTAACTTCAGACATGGTATTATATCGGCTAGTGAGCAGTCTTATAAAGTATCATATGGTTATCTACTATGCCCTTTATATTTCAG GATTTATGCGGTTCATTCTcacattaaagaagaagatgtaCAAGTACCAATTTGGCCAGTATGCTTGGACTCACATGATTCTAATTGTTGTATTTGGGCAGTCCTCCTTCACTGTGGCAAGCATTTTCGAAGGGATTTTCTG gtttcttcttcctgcaacactTATCGTCATTAATGACATTGCTGCTTATATTTTTGGTTTCTTCTTTGGAAGAACTCCTTTGATCAAGTTATCTCCAAAGAAAACTTGGGAGGGGTTTATTGGGGCTTCAATTTCAACTATCATCTCTGCATTTCTG CTTGCTAACGTCATGGGTCGATCTAAGTGGCTAACATGTCCAAGGAAG GACTTGACAACTGGTTGGCTTGATTGTGATCCTGGCCCATTGTTTAAGCCAGAACCTTACTCCTTATCGGGATGGATTCCACACTGG TTTCCTTGGCAAGAGATAACAATCCTGCCAGTTCAAGGGCATGCTCTATGTCTTGGTTTGTTTGCTTCGATTATTGCACCTTTTGGAGGCTTCTTTGCAAGTGGCTTCAAAAGGGCTTTTAAAATAAAG GACTTTGGTGACAGTATTCCGGGACACGGGGGAATTACTGACAGAATGGACTGCCAG ATGGTAATGGCCGTGTTTGCCTATATATATCATCAGTCATTTGTTGTGCCGCAAAATTTATCAGTTGAAATGATCCTGGATCAG ATATTCATGAACCTATCATTCGATGAACAACAAGCTCTATACAGGAGGCTGGGAGAAATATTGCAACAAGGGTTTCAAAGCCATTCTTAG